Proteins from a single region of Macaca nemestrina isolate mMacNem1 chromosome 13, mMacNem.hap1, whole genome shotgun sequence:
- the LOC139357990 gene encoding syncytin-1-like — MKPNMKFLWRIIALYNIVTVYAGFGDPRKAKELLRKQYGQPCDCRGGQISEPPSDRITQVTCMGKTAYLMPNQLWKCKSTPRDTSPSGPLLECPCSSFQSSVHSSCYTSYQQCKSGNRTYYTATLLKTQTGGINDVQVLGSTNKLVQSPCNGQKGKPVCWSTTAPIHISDGGGLLDIARIKTVQKKLEEIHKASYPELQYHPLALPELRGNFRLDAQTFDILNATYNLLQMSNTSLAHDCWLCLKMGPPIPLAIPNLSLPYVNYSNESLVNNSCPITPPP, encoded by the coding sequence atgaagcctaacatgaaattcctttggagaataatcgctctatataacatagtgacagtctatgcaggttttggtgaccctcgtaaggcaaaagaattattacgaaaacaatacggccagccttgtgactgcagagggggacaaatatctgaacctccgtcagatagaatcacccaggtgacctgcatgggcaagacagcttacctaatgccaaaccagttatggaaatgtaagtctaccccaagagatacctcacctagcgggccgctcctagaatgcccttgtagctctttccaatcttctgtacatagttcctgttatacctcctatcaacaatgcaaatcaggcaatagaacatattatacggccacgttactaaaaacacaaactggaggcatcaatgatgtacaagtattaggatccactaataaacttgtacaatctccttgtaacggccaaaaaggaaagcctgtttgttggagcactaccgcccccattcacatttctgatggaggaggcctattagatattgcaagaattaaaaccgtccagaaaaaattagaagaaattcataaagcttCATATCCTGAACTTCAATATCACCCTTTAGCCCTGCCTGAGCTTAGAGGTAATTTTAGGCTCGATGCCCAAACCTTTGATATCCTCAATGCTActtacaatttacttcaaatgtccaatacaagcctggcccacgattgttggctttgtcttaaaatgggcccccctattcctctagccatacctaacctttcattgccctatgtcaattactcaaatgaatccttagtaaataattcctgtcctATTACTCCCCCCCCTTAG